In one Methylocaldum szegediense genomic region, the following are encoded:
- a CDS encoding ABC transporter permease produces the protein MQHDFYLALRYLYHNKIRSLILVACLAVIMALPPALHRLWDEAERWMSARAEATPLLVGAKGSAVDLVLSTLYFTEAPAFISMGEADRIAATGWADPIPLYARFRVRGLPLVGVTTDYFEFRGLTPAQGVLPALLGDCVLGAEAAERLKLVPGDRFSTTPENAFDLAGAHPLKLKVVGILAKSHTPDDRAVFVDLQTAWVIEGLGHGHETEQTAGRAYAPFVPVSGEAVAYTEITPDNLASFHFHGDPADFPISAVIAVPRDARAAALLRGRYLDDAGKTQIVRPVDVTRRLLRNIFRVGELFDAVLLPLIGAALLMLVLILALSFRLRRREIETIHLIGCSPLTVVRLMAAEITLIVLAAGALGSILVFAVTGAAAEFVRYFVIA, from the coding sequence ATGCAGCACGATTTTTACCTCGCGTTGCGCTATCTGTATCACAACAAGATCCGCAGCCTGATTTTGGTGGCCTGTTTGGCTGTCATCATGGCGCTGCCTCCGGCCTTGCACCGCCTTTGGGACGAAGCCGAGCGTTGGATGTCGGCGCGTGCCGAGGCGACGCCGCTGCTGGTCGGCGCCAAGGGCAGCGCGGTCGATCTGGTTCTGAGCACGCTTTATTTCACCGAAGCGCCGGCATTCATAAGCATGGGCGAAGCCGACCGTATCGCCGCAACCGGTTGGGCCGACCCGATACCGCTTTACGCCCGATTCCGGGTCCGCGGTTTGCCGCTGGTGGGGGTCACGACGGACTACTTCGAATTTCGTGGGTTGACGCCGGCGCAGGGCGTTTTGCCGGCCCTGCTGGGGGACTGCGTACTGGGTGCTGAGGCCGCCGAGCGGCTGAAACTCGTACCGGGGGATCGTTTTTCGACGACGCCGGAAAACGCCTTCGACCTGGCTGGCGCTCATCCGCTCAAGCTGAAAGTGGTCGGTATCCTGGCGAAATCGCATACACCCGATGACCGGGCGGTGTTTGTGGACCTTCAAACGGCCTGGGTCATCGAGGGATTGGGACACGGACACGAGACCGAGCAAACGGCGGGCAGGGCGTATGCGCCGTTCGTGCCGGTTTCAGGCGAGGCCGTGGCCTACACGGAAATCACCCCGGATAATCTGGCGTCCTTCCATTTTCACGGCGACCCCGCCGATTTTCCCATCAGCGCGGTGATCGCTGTGCCTCGCGATGCACGTGCGGCCGCTCTGCTGCGCGGGCGCTATCTGGACGACGCGGGCAAGACTCAGATCGTCCGCCCGGTAGATGTGACACGCCGTTTGCTGCGAAACATTTTCCGCGTGGGAGAGCTGTTCGACGCCGTACTGTTACCCTTGATCGGAGCTGCACTGCTCATGCTTGTCCTAATTCTCGCGCTTTCCTTCCGGTTGCGACGGCGCGAGATCGAAACCATCCATCTGATCGGCTGTTCGCCCCTGACCGTGGTCCGGCTGATGGCCGCGGAAATCACGCTCATCGTACTCGCCGCCGGAGCATTGGGCTCCATCCTGGTGTTCGCGGTCACTGGCGCCGCCGCCGAGTTCGTTCGCTATTTTGTCATCGCTTGA
- a CDS encoding ABC transporter ATP-binding protein, with product MIEIEDLEFCYPGAEFRLAVPELRIARGERVAIIGASGAGKTTLLKLMAGIAVPQSGCVRVGGVEVQALNDRQRRNFRLSCIGFVFQELELFDYLNVLDNIVHTYRINRALKLDSRVWARAMELAEQAGLTEKLRRMPRELSQGERQRVAVCRALLPEPALILADEATGNLDPANKSRVLDLLFRMAERRGATLAAVTHDHQTLPRFDRVIDLSALHG from the coding sequence ATGATTGAGATTGAAGACCTTGAATTTTGCTATCCCGGTGCCGAATTCCGCCTTGCGGTTCCGGAACTTCGGATTGCTCGCGGCGAAAGAGTCGCCATCATCGGTGCCAGCGGGGCCGGGAAGACCACCTTGCTCAAGCTGATGGCCGGCATCGCGGTGCCACAATCCGGGTGTGTCCGGGTCGGCGGCGTCGAGGTGCAGGCTCTGAACGACCGTCAGCGCCGCAACTTCCGGCTGTCGTGCATCGGGTTCGTGTTCCAGGAACTGGAGCTTTTCGACTATCTGAATGTGCTCGACAACATCGTTCACACCTACCGGATCAACCGGGCTCTCAAACTCGACAGTCGGGTGTGGGCAAGAGCTATGGAACTGGCGGAGCAGGCAGGTCTGACGGAGAAATTGAGGCGGATGCCGCGCGAGCTGTCCCAGGGGGAGCGGCAGCGGGTCGCGGTGTGTCGGGCGCTGTTACCGGAGCCGGCGCTCATTCTCGCGGACGAGGCGACCGGTAATCTCGATCCCGCCAACAAAAGCCGGGTTCTGGATCTCTTGTTCCGTATGGCGGAGCGGCGCGGTGCTACCCTTGCAGCCGTCACCCACGATCATCAAACGCTGCCGCGTTTCGATCGGGTGATCGATCTGAGCGCTCTTCATGGCTAA
- a CDS encoding metal ABC transporter substrate-binding protein — protein MSIHASWCRFALYCLFFVFAATIAQASAAGSSGLKIVAANYPLAYFAERLAGARARVVFPVPADVDPAFWQPSADAVGQMQKSDLILLNGAGYEKWLTQVSLPRLKLANTSLGFRDAYLRIENAVVHSHGPGGQHAHEGLAFTTWLDFEQAGKQAQAVADAIIRKRPEWKNVIQENLEPLLDDLAGLDNELKRTVAAGPHRPLLASHPVYQYLARRYGLNLQSVHWEPDEMPPDAEWIALQGILKNHPARWMIWEAEPAPEIAARLRAMGIESVVFDPCANRPESGNFLSVMKRNVEGLKAAFR, from the coding sequence ATGTCGATCCACGCCTCATGGTGCCGGTTCGCGCTTTACTGCTTGTTTTTCGTTTTTGCGGCGACCATCGCTCAGGCGAGCGCCGCCGGCTCGTCCGGACTCAAGATCGTCGCTGCCAACTATCCGCTGGCCTATTTCGCGGAACGGCTGGCAGGCGCCAGGGCGCGCGTCGTCTTTCCCGTTCCGGCCGATGTCGACCCGGCGTTCTGGCAACCCAGCGCTGATGCGGTGGGCCAGATGCAGAAATCCGACTTGATCCTCCTCAACGGCGCCGGTTACGAAAAATGGCTGACCCAGGTCAGCCTGCCGCGCCTCAAGCTGGCGAACACCTCCTTGGGGTTTCGGGATGCCTATCTCCGCATCGAGAACGCCGTGGTTCACAGCCATGGACCCGGCGGCCAGCATGCCCATGAAGGACTTGCGTTCACCACCTGGCTGGATTTCGAACAGGCCGGCAAGCAGGCACAGGCCGTGGCCGATGCCATCATCCGAAAGCGGCCGGAATGGAAGAACGTGATACAGGAAAACCTCGAGCCGCTGCTAGATGACCTTGCCGGCCTGGATAACGAACTGAAACGCACTGTCGCCGCCGGTCCCCACCGACCGCTGCTCGCGTCCCATCCCGTCTATCAATACCTCGCCAGGCGCTATGGCCTGAATCTGCAGAGCGTGCATTGGGAGCCCGATGAAATGCCGCCGGACGCGGAATGGATAGCGTTGCAGGGTATTCTGAAGAATCACCCTGCCCGCTGGATGATCTGGGAAGCGGAGCCCGCGCCGGAGATCGCCGCAAGATTGAGGGCCATGGGCATCGAAAGCGTGGTGTTCGATCCATGCGCCAACCGGCCCGAATCGGGCAATTTTCTGAGCGTGATGAAGCGGAATGTAGAAGGACTGAAGGCCGCGTTCCGTTAA
- a CDS encoding fused MFS/spermidine synthase, which yields MAKSLSNASTYAKTDSVSALDRTILYLTVSLTGASVMVLELLGTRLIGPFYGVSLYVWSSLISVTMIALALGYWLGGMIADRVPRLRLSYLIASAAVSTLLIPISIRPVLLLTDPMGLRAGAFLSALLLFTVPLTLLAMTGPYVIKLAARQLANVGALSGSVYAVSTLGSVIGTIALGFYLLPITGARAVLYGLSALLGLLASILALYERRGSGGNIATLCVAVIVFACFGSVALAYEHHRSQPWGKNLSLLYESESVYGWVRVIDDHAQKVRFMMSDASTISAADLDNVRLGLLSYQWVTQRLPVFRPGARSALLIGLGGGHIAAGLESQGVKTDAIEIDPSVAYAASRYFHYRPSGDLIIGDARYQIRRLNKTYDFIIHDCFTGGSEPAHLMSVETLRALKAHLNSGGILAINFVGFTEGERRRPAQLVYRTLGEVFGHRRVYVSEPNSEFNDFIFFASDAPIAVHPEAASAKTLDLLAEREFFGMTEGETIVTDDFNPLESLQVSKAEMYRKVLLQRIGLEVLLR from the coding sequence ATGGCCAAGTCGCTTTCGAATGCGTCCACTTACGCCAAGACCGACTCCGTCTCGGCGCTCGACCGCACCATTCTTTACCTTACCGTTTCCCTGACCGGCGCATCCGTGATGGTTCTGGAACTGCTCGGAACGCGGCTGATCGGGCCTTTTTACGGCGTTAGCCTATATGTCTGGTCATCGTTGATTTCGGTGACGATGATCGCTTTGGCTTTGGGTTATTGGCTCGGCGGCATGATTGCCGATCGGGTTCCGAGACTGCGCCTGTCGTATTTAATTGCCTCGGCCGCTGTATCCACGCTGCTGATTCCTATATCCATCCGCCCAGTACTGTTGTTGACCGATCCGATGGGATTACGCGCGGGAGCGTTTCTTAGCGCGTTGCTGCTGTTCACGGTGCCGCTGACTCTTTTGGCGATGACCGGACCTTATGTCATCAAACTGGCCGCACGGCAGCTCGCGAACGTGGGGGCGCTGTCGGGTTCGGTCTACGCGGTTAGCACGCTCGGCAGCGTGATCGGAACCATCGCACTCGGGTTCTATCTGCTACCGATAACCGGAGCGCGCGCGGTGCTTTACGGTCTCAGCGCATTACTCGGCTTGCTGGCGTCGATCCTGGCGTTGTACGAACGCCGCGGTTCAGGGGGCAACATTGCGACGCTGTGTGTCGCGGTGATCGTTTTCGCGTGTTTCGGCAGTGTCGCTTTGGCATACGAGCATCACCGCTCGCAACCCTGGGGCAAGAATTTGTCTTTGCTCTACGAATCCGAGAGCGTATATGGCTGGGTTCGAGTGATCGATGATCATGCGCAGAAGGTACGGTTCATGATGTCCGACGCCTCGACGATCAGTGCCGCGGATTTGGACAATGTCCGTTTAGGCTTGCTGTCGTATCAATGGGTGACGCAGCGCTTACCGGTCTTCAGACCGGGTGCCCGCTCCGCACTATTGATCGGTCTGGGCGGCGGTCATATCGCGGCTGGCCTGGAGAGCCAGGGCGTGAAGACCGATGCGATCGAGATCGATCCCTCGGTAGCCTACGCGGCTTCGCGTTATTTCCACTATCGGCCATCCGGTGATTTGATCATTGGCGATGCCCGTTACCAGATCAGGCGCTTGAACAAGACTTACGATTTCATCATTCACGATTGTTTCACGGGCGGCTCGGAGCCAGCCCATTTGATGAGTGTTGAGACCTTGAGAGCGCTGAAGGCGCATCTCAATTCGGGCGGCATACTGGCCATCAACTTTGTTGGCTTCACCGAGGGTGAGCGCCGGAGGCCCGCTCAGCTGGTTTACCGGACTTTGGGCGAAGTATTCGGACATCGGCGGGTTTACGTATCGGAGCCGAATTCGGAATTCAACGATTTCATTTTCTTTGCATCGGACGCGCCGATTGCCGTCCATCCGGAAGCCGCTAGCGCGAAAACGCTGGACTTGTTGGCCGAGCGTGAATTTTTTGGAATGACCGAA
- a CDS encoding IS481 family transposase — translation MQIRLHKNARTTPAVRQAIQASTLSERALAQKHGISRTTVRKWKHRSSVEDASHRPHTLRTTLTPAQEAIVVYLRQALLLPLDDLLAVTREFLNPAVSRSGLDRCLRRHGVASLKTLLPPTEKAKVKPFKAYEPGFLHLDVKYLPAIDGEPRRYLFVAIDRATRWVYVALKPNRTALSAKDFLKAVIQAAPFRIQKCLTDNGSEFTDRFLTRTRQPSGTHEFDRLCTEQGIEHRLIPPGRPQTNGLVERFNGRIEEVLQTHHFDSTADLDTTLHRYVELYNHHIPQKALRHLTPIQALKNWQLSHPHLFRKKVYDLAGLDT, via the coding sequence ATGCAGATTCGTCTTCATAAGAACGCCCGTACCACCCCGGCCGTTCGGCAGGCCATTCAAGCGTCCACGTTGAGCGAGCGCGCCTTGGCCCAAAAGCATGGCATTAGCCGAACGACCGTCCGCAAGTGGAAACACCGCTCCTCGGTCGAAGATGCCTCACACCGGCCCCACACCCTCAGAACCACGCTCACGCCCGCCCAGGAAGCCATCGTGGTCTACCTCCGCCAAGCTCTGCTCCTCCCCTTGGATGATCTCCTGGCCGTGACCCGGGAATTTCTCAATCCCGCCGTGTCCCGTTCCGGGCTAGACCGCTGCCTGCGCCGCCACGGGGTGGCGTCCCTCAAGACCCTGCTTCCGCCTACAGAGAAGGCGAAGGTCAAACCCTTCAAGGCCTATGAGCCCGGCTTCCTTCACCTGGATGTTAAGTACTTGCCCGCCATCGACGGCGAACCCCGCCGATACCTGTTCGTCGCCATCGACCGCGCCACCCGCTGGGTCTATGTCGCCCTCAAGCCCAACCGCACCGCCTTAAGCGCAAAGGACTTCCTCAAAGCGGTGATTCAGGCCGCGCCTTTCCGCATCCAGAAATGCCTGACCGACAACGGCTCGGAGTTTACCGACCGTTTCCTGACCCGAACTCGGCAGCCCTCGGGGACGCATGAGTTTGACCGCCTCTGTACTGAACAAGGCATCGAACATCGCCTGATTCCGCCGGGCCGGCCCCAAACGAATGGCCTGGTGGAACGCTTCAATGGCCGCATCGAGGAGGTGTTGCAAACCCATCACTTCGATTCAACCGCCGATCTGGACACCACCCTGCACCGCTATGTCGAGCTGTACAATCATCACATTCCCCAAAAGGCCTTACGCCATCTCACCCCGATCCAGGCTCTCAAAAACTGGCAACTGTCCCATCCTCATCTTTTTCGAAAGAAGGTTTACGATCTTGCGGGACTTGACACCTAA